A single window of Leptolyngbya ohadii IS1 DNA harbors:
- a CDS encoding DUF790 family protein, producing the protein MLPSDLLLHRNNGEELQPKRLPIDSRHLAMATDLINVFQQAKGRPQSELDRQLQELEGESTDYRIKRGLAHLLRAEAFSKFEIVSPLDPQALRQKVFAQSAKSAPLPQRAEETLQTIATQLSQELGYEVLADQVRSGLYADLEENRILTQFDPPEPEALLHRYNLSQVQGVFYKASQIRINAHRNDPGEYKLLFRYLKLFGLMTYIEGDADHGFTIAIDGPTSLFKPSNRYGLDIAKLIPALLHVTKWNLTADLVFKDTYSKQEKQRRFTLSDTCGLVSHYPAGKPYDSMLELSFADRWDSLKTEWKLEREVDLIPIPGSVMIPDFRLVHPDGRSFLLEIVGYWRPEYLRKKFYQVRQSGRDDLILAISERLNLEKAGVKFTDTSAQLIWFKDKLLPKAVLSVLERN; encoded by the coding sequence ATGCTGCCCTCCGATCTCCTCCTCCATCGCAATAACGGCGAAGAACTCCAGCCCAAACGACTGCCGATCGATTCCCGGCATTTGGCAATGGCGACGGATTTGATCAATGTGTTTCAGCAGGCAAAGGGCAGACCGCAAAGCGAACTCGATCGCCAGCTTCAGGAGCTTGAGGGGGAAAGCACAGACTATCGCATTAAACGCGGTTTAGCGCATTTGCTCCGGGCGGAGGCATTCAGCAAGTTTGAAATTGTCAGTCCGCTCGATCCCCAGGCATTACGGCAGAAAGTCTTTGCCCAGTCTGCAAAATCGGCTCCCCTTCCCCAGCGGGCGGAAGAGACGCTGCAAACGATCGCTACCCAGCTCAGTCAGGAATTGGGCTACGAGGTGCTGGCAGACCAGGTGCGATCGGGCTTGTATGCCGACCTGGAGGAAAACCGAATTTTGACGCAGTTTGATCCACCGGAGCCAGAGGCTTTGCTGCATCGCTATAACCTGTCCCAGGTGCAGGGCGTGTTCTACAAGGCAAGCCAGATTCGGATTAATGCCCACCGCAATGATCCGGGCGAATATAAGCTGCTGTTCCGCTATCTGAAACTGTTTGGGCTGATGACCTACATCGAAGGCGATGCCGACCACGGGTTTACGATCGCGATCGATGGTCCTACCAGCCTTTTCAAGCCCAGCAACCGCTACGGACTGGATATTGCCAAGCTTATACCCGCTCTGCTGCACGTCACCAAATGGAACCTTACCGCCGATCTGGTCTTTAAGGACACCTACTCCAAACAGGAAAAACAGCGGCGCTTCACTCTCTCCGATACCTGCGGTCTGGTTAGCCACTATCCGGCGGGCAAACCCTACGACAGTATGCTGGAATTGTCCTTCGCCGATCGCTGGGATAGTCTCAAAACCGAATGGAAGCTAGAACGGGAAGTGGATCTGATTCCGATTCCGGGCAGCGTTATGATTCCTGATTTTCGCCTGGTTCACCCAGATGGGCGATCGTTTTTGCTGGAAATTGTGGGCTACTGGCGACCGGAATACCTGCGGAAGAAGTTCTATCAGGTGCGGCAATCGGGACGGGATGATTTGATTCTGGCAATTTCGGAGCGGCTGAATCTGGAGAAGGCAGGCGTAAAGTTCACCGATACTTCGGCGCAGTTGATCTGGTTTAAGGATAAGCTGTTGCCCAAAGCGGTTCTGTCGGTGTTGGAACGGAATTAA
- a CDS encoding alpha/beta fold hydrolase, which translates to MSEFVEPGFFLFVQHGWADDNRTMLKLAKRLVTDNTPIVAPNLGYIQTWLKIDPLINDVEAIAKAHLDPYPHTPFRIVGHSMGGLIWLEVLHRHPEWWSRVHSLVLVGSPVGGSDLGRMIDPFKLGIGIAADLGTSRVHLAEAIAKEIPTLIIAGDVGQGSDGTVPIACMRFAHAQYVCLPGVSHAGLRNHPEVAEAIRDFWVDTSIGETIVDDEIVRRLRVTPGITDGNWSNFPKASIVMNLANGSTIRLYEDLFGIDHVFVACPEGSCVYAGFVGWFHIQDLLEALEDIRQAYGVGEEEYERTW; encoded by the coding sequence ATGAGCGAATTTGTTGAGCCTGGGTTTTTCCTGTTTGTGCAGCATGGCTGGGCGGACGATAATCGGACAATGCTGAAGCTGGCAAAGCGATTAGTGACGGACAATACGCCGATCGTTGCGCCGAATCTGGGCTACATTCAAACCTGGCTCAAGATCGATCCGCTGATTAACGACGTAGAGGCGATCGCCAAAGCGCACCTTGATCCCTATCCCCATACGCCGTTTCGCATTGTCGGGCATTCGATGGGCGGACTGATCTGGCTGGAGGTGCTGCATCGTCATCCGGAATGGTGGTCGCGGGTGCATTCGCTGGTATTGGTGGGTTCTCCGGTAGGCGGCTCCGATCTGGGACGCATGATCGATCCCTTTAAACTGGGAATTGGGATTGCGGCGGATCTGGGCACTTCTCGCGTGCATCTGGCGGAGGCGATCGCCAAGGAAATTCCGACGCTGATCATTGCTGGAGATGTGGGGCAGGGCAGTGATGGCACAGTGCCGATCGCCTGTATGCGGTTTGCCCACGCTCAGTATGTCTGTCTGCCAGGGGTGTCCCATGCGGGGCTGCGAAATCATCCAGAGGTGGCGGAGGCGATTCGCGATTTTTGGGTAGATACGTCGATCGGTGAAACGATCGTGGACGATGAGATTGTCCGTCGTTTGCGAGTCACACCGGGAATAACGGACGGCAACTGGAGCAATTTTCCCAAAGCTTCGATCGTGATGAATCTGGCAAACGGCAGCACGATCCGCCTCTACGAAGATCTGTTTGGCATCGATCATGTGTTTGTTGCCTGTCCCGAAGGGAGCTGTGTCTACGCTGGATTTGTGGGCTGGTTTCACATACAGGATTTGCTGGAGGCGCTGGAGGATATCCGCCAGGCGTATGGCGTGGGTGAGGAGGAGTATGAGCGCACCTGGTAG
- a CDS encoding glycosyltransferase family 39 protein: MNGKGNGKGNGIWKRSAYSGCTKRSQIWFIVIPLLLGIFLRFTHLADKVYWVDEVATSIRIAGTTRAQVTEQFATGQILTVQQLLDVQTLDPALPWSATFNALRQSPEHAPLYFLLARLWMQFLGHEIGHETGNSIAQIRSLSVLFSLLSLPAMFWLSSELFRGELWRSAEGGYVERSRQVSLIAVSLLSVSPFFVAYAQEARPYSLWSLSLLLMGASLLRAIRTEKLGNWILYAFSAAIGLYTSLLSLPVFLGQGVYVAICWGRQKLFHWGFAAIASLLLFSPWIWVIVSQLDTVQDNTTWTRLPLGFLPMVAIWLYTLAVLFFDVPVVTNPAIVGLAQIATATALVGLMGFALRELIRKTPRKIWLFLITFCVALPIPLIVFDLFANGRLSTAPRYLMPVHLGILLTIAFLLFERIPDLFTDLFKNPFEKITHSSQSAPLAPQFWEEPKQHRRFWSGVFAGLIFISLCSCLFQLQQPSRYHKSRSLSNPPIAAIVNQTKSPLVLAEASQTMDLLSLSHLLNPDVRIRIGAIDALPTWADDFPGAFVFNPSIELQENLQKQGVSIQNRYQPQQLVPTEMSLSLWQVQ; the protein is encoded by the coding sequence ATGAATGGAAAAGGAAATGGAAAAGGAAATGGAATTTGGAAGCGATCTGCCTATAGCGGTTGCACGAAGCGATCGCAGATCTGGTTCATAGTAATTCCTCTGCTGCTGGGAATCTTCCTTCGGTTCACCCATCTGGCAGACAAGGTGTATTGGGTCGATGAGGTGGCAACTTCGATCCGGATTGCAGGAACCACCAGAGCGCAAGTGACTGAGCAATTTGCCACAGGTCAGATTCTCACTGTTCAGCAGCTGCTGGATGTGCAAACGCTTGACCCTGCGCTTCCCTGGTCTGCAACGTTCAACGCACTGCGGCAGAGTCCCGAACACGCTCCCCTTTATTTCCTGCTGGCGCGGCTCTGGATGCAGTTTCTTGGACATGAGATTGGACATGAGACTGGAAATAGCATTGCTCAGATTCGATCGCTTTCCGTGCTATTCAGCCTCCTGTCTCTACCTGCAATGTTCTGGCTCAGTTCAGAGCTATTCCGGGGAGAGTTATGGCGATCCGCTGAAGGCGGCTACGTGGAGCGGTCGCGTCAGGTCAGTCTGATTGCCGTTTCGCTGCTGTCCGTTTCGCCGTTTTTTGTGGCGTACGCCCAGGAAGCCCGTCCCTATAGTCTTTGGAGTTTGTCCCTGCTGCTGATGGGAGCTTCCCTGCTGCGGGCAATTCGGACGGAAAAGTTAGGAAATTGGATACTCTACGCCTTTTCTGCGGCGATCGGACTCTATACTTCGCTGCTCAGCTTACCTGTGTTCTTGGGGCAAGGGGTTTATGTGGCAATCTGCTGGGGGCGGCAAAAGCTATTTCATTGGGGATTTGCGGCGATCGCTTCCCTGCTGCTGTTCTCTCCCTGGATCTGGGTGATTGTGTCTCAACTGGACACTGTGCAGGACAATACTACCTGGACGAGACTGCCGCTGGGTTTCCTGCCGATGGTGGCGATTTGGCTGTACACGCTGGCAGTTCTGTTTTTTGACGTGCCTGTCGTGACGAATCCAGCGATCGTGGGACTGGCTCAAATTGCAACAGCAACGGCTTTAGTGGGACTGATGGGGTTTGCGCTGCGGGAATTAATCCGCAAAACGCCGCGAAAAATCTGGTTATTTCTCATCACTTTCTGCGTTGCTCTACCGATTCCGCTGATCGTATTCGATCTATTCGCAAACGGACGGCTTTCCACTGCACCCCGTTATTTAATGCCCGTTCATCTAGGGATTCTGCTGACGATCGCCTTTCTGTTATTCGAGCGAATTCCTGATTTGTTCACTGATTTGTTCAAGAATCCGTTTGAAAAGATAACACACTCGTCTCAATCCGCCCCCCTAGCCCCCCAATTCTGGGAAGAACCTAAACAGCATCGGCGTTTCTGGTCAGGTGTGTTTGCTGGATTGATTTTTATCAGCCTATGTTCCTGCCTGTTTCAGCTTCAGCAGCCTTCCCGCTATCACAAAAGCCGCAGTCTCAGTAACCCGCCGATCGCCGCTATCGTTAACCAGACCAAATCCCCACTCGTTTTGGCGGAAGCTTCTCAAACAATGGATTTGTTATCCCTCAGTCATCTCCTAAATCCAGATGTGCGAATCAGAATAGGGGCGATCGATGCTCTCCCAACCTGGGCGGATGATTTCCCTGGTGCGTTTGTGTTTAATCCGTCGATCGAACTTCAGGAGAACTTACAAAAGCAAGGCGTTTCCATTCAGAATCGCTACCAACCCCAGCAGCTTGTTCCCACGGAGATGAGTCTTTCCCTCTGGCAGGTTCAATGA
- a CDS encoding glycosyltransferase family 39 protein yields MRSIGGMDHPVRGIIKTGKPRGWVLGLFLVILLGICFRWANLSGRVYWVDEVATSIRIAGTTRAQVTEQFATGQILSVQQLLDVQTLDSALPWSATFNALRQSPEHAPLYFLLARLWVQFLGHEIGHETGNGIAQIRSLSVLFSLLSLPAMFWLSSELYRKLFKGKLVRSRRASLIAVSLLSISPYFVAYAQEARPYSLWVLALLLMGASLLRATRTKDFRDWLLYVFCAAVGLYTSVLTLLVLIGQGIYVGLIAKGERKLLQQWFIAAGGVILLFFPWIFVMVQQWGTLQDNTTWARMPLSPIAMVAIWLYSIVVLFFDFPVTVSLSLETIVKASTALLILAMIGVSFASICRSSKSIPLFLMTFALPIPIVLFLIDLLSQGQASATPRYLLPLQLVVLLAVSQGSVPPRIGGLEGRFGAERFLFGRFFRAGILVFLVGLSLLSCIGNLNRTPDYLKAHNRFNPPIASIINQASRPFIVSEAANTMNLLSLSHSLTPTISLQILPTIEPEIALDDCNTNFLFNPPLELIDRLRQSDLLTLQEVYQPDLLTSEDIHLSLWSMDRAKQQHNGNLCQQEAAR; encoded by the coding sequence TTGCGATCGATTGGAGGCATGGATCATCCGGTGCGAGGAATCATAAAGACGGGCAAGCCTCGCGGATGGGTACTGGGGCTGTTCCTGGTCATCCTGCTGGGAATTTGTTTTCGCTGGGCGAACTTGAGCGGTCGTGTTTACTGGGTCGATGAGGTGGCAACTTCGATCCGGATTGCCGGAACCACCAGAGCGCAAGTGACTGAGCAATTTGCCACAGGTCAGATTCTCTCCGTTCAGCAGCTTCTGGATGTCCAAACGCTTGACTCTGCGCTTCCCTGGTCTGCAACGTTCAACGCACTGCGGCAGAGTCCCGAACACGCTCCCCTTTATTTCCTGCTGGCGCGGCTCTGGGTGCAGTTTCTTGGACATGAGATTGGGCATGAGACTGGAAATGGCATTGCTCAGATTCGATCGCTTTCCGTCCTGTTCAGCCTTCTGTCTCTGCCTGCGATGTTCTGGCTCAGTTCAGAGCTATATCGGAAGCTATTCAAAGGAAAACTGGTTCGATCGCGTCGAGCTAGCCTGATTGCCGTTTCACTGCTGTCGATTTCACCGTATTTTGTCGCATATGCTCAGGAAGCCCGTCCCTATAGCCTGTGGGTGTTAGCACTGCTGCTCATGGGTGCGTCGCTGCTGCGGGCGACTCGGACAAAAGATTTCAGGGATTGGCTACTGTATGTTTTCTGCGCGGCGGTCGGGCTTTATACGTCGGTGCTGACTTTGCTGGTGCTGATTGGACAAGGTATTTACGTGGGACTGATTGCGAAGGGGGAGCGGAAACTTTTACAGCAGTGGTTTATAGCAGCAGGTGGGGTAATTCTACTGTTTTTTCCGTGGATTTTTGTGATGGTGCAGCAGTGGGGAACGCTCCAGGATAATACGACCTGGGCAAGGATGCCGCTATCTCCGATCGCAATGGTGGCAATCTGGCTATACAGTATTGTCGTTCTCTTTTTTGATTTTCCGGTTACGGTGTCCTTGAGTTTGGAAACGATCGTCAAAGCATCCACAGCACTGTTAATTTTGGCGATGATTGGCGTATCTTTTGCTTCAATCTGCCGTTCTTCCAAATCAATCCCATTATTTTTAATGACCTTTGCACTGCCTATTCCGATCGTTCTTTTTTTAATTGATCTCCTTTCGCAGGGACAGGCTTCCGCTACGCCACGATATCTTTTGCCGCTTCAGCTCGTGGTTTTGCTGGCAGTGAGTCAAGGCTCAGTTCCTCCCAGAATTGGGGGGTTAGAGGGGCGGTTCGGGGCAGAGAGATTTCTGTTCGGCAGATTCTTCAGGGCAGGAATTCTTGTATTCCTGGTGGGATTGAGTTTGCTGTCCTGTATTGGAAATCTAAACCGAACGCCGGACTATCTCAAGGCACATAATCGGTTTAATCCGCCGATCGCTTCTATCATCAATCAGGCAAGTCGTCCGTTTATTGTAAGTGAAGCGGCAAATACGATGAATCTGCTGTCCCTCAGCCACAGTTTGACCCCCACGATTTCGCTGCAAATTCTGCCCACGATCGAGCCAGAAATTGCGTTAGATGACTGCAATACGAACTTTTTGTTTAATCCCCCTTTGGAACTGATCGATCGCCTTAGACAAAGTGATCTCCTGACGCTGCAAGAAGTTTATCAGCCAGATCTCCTGACCTCGGAGGACATTCATTTATCGCTGTGGAGCATGGATCGCGCCAAACAGCAGCACAACGGGAATTTATGTCAACAGGAAGCGGCACGATGA
- a CDS encoding alpha/beta hydrolase — protein sequence MKPLVSLLSSIGLIALLLYGGLCATLYFWQTRLIFFPPRSLDATPAAVNLAYEPIELPIENAIVTGWWIPAARDVQNAPVLLYFHGNASNIGDLVNRAARFHQMGLSVLLVDYRGYGASTGGFPSEESVYEDAIASWDYLTQKRQIPPERIFLFGQSIGGAVAIDLASRQSQSGRVPGGIIVESTFSSLRDMTDVAGYSRFLPIDLLLTQRFDSLAKVRSLKAPILLIHGTDDRTVPTTMSQRLYEAASQPKQLLLIPGANHNDVSRIGDRIYWEAIEQFVQKFSRSSRGK from the coding sequence ATGAAACCCCTTGTCTCACTGCTCAGTTCCATCGGGCTGATTGCGCTGCTGCTCTATGGCGGACTCTGTGCAACGCTCTACTTCTGGCAAACCCGACTGATTTTCTTTCCGCCCCGATCGCTGGATGCCACACCTGCGGCAGTCAATTTGGCGTATGAGCCAATCGAGCTACCGATCGAAAATGCGATCGTCACAGGCTGGTGGATTCCGGCGGCGCGGGATGTTCAGAATGCTCCGGTGCTGCTTTACTTTCATGGGAATGCCAGCAATATCGGGGATCTGGTGAATCGGGCGGCGCGGTTTCATCAGATGGGGCTGTCGGTGCTGCTGGTTGACTATCGCGGCTATGGTGCCAGCACGGGAGGATTTCCCTCGGAGGAAAGCGTGTATGAGGATGCGATCGCCTCGTGGGACTATCTGACGCAGAAAAGGCAGATTCCGCCTGAGCGAATTTTTCTGTTTGGGCAATCGATTGGGGGTGCGGTGGCGATCGATCTGGCAAGTCGGCAGTCCCAGTCTGGGAGAGTTCCTGGGGGAATCATTGTGGAGAGTACCTTTTCTTCGCTGCGCGATATGACCGATGTGGCTGGCTATTCGCGATTTCTGCCGATCGATTTACTGCTGACCCAGCGGTTTGACTCCCTCGCAAAGGTTCGATCGCTCAAGGCTCCCATTCTGCTGATTCACGGCACAGACGATCGCACGGTTCCCACAACTATGAGCCAGCGACTTTACGAGGCGGCTTCTCAGCCCAAACAGCTTTTGCTGATTCCCGGTGCAAACCATAATGATGTTTCACGGATTGGCGATCGGATTTACTGGGAAGCGATCGAGCAATTTGTGCAAAAATTCTCGCGTTCATCGCGAGGGAAATAA
- a CDS encoding carbon dioxide-concentrating mechanism protein CcmK codes for MALAIGMIEILGIPTAMEVADAMCKGARVTLMSFENTDVGRITVIVRGGVSEVQQAVAAGLEAIDPPGAAARSGRVNGGQLLSHHLIARPHDNLEAVLRIGRSDEVDRFEVQVDRSAQENEITRSIVFPPPLSP; via the coding sequence GTGGCACTGGCAATCGGCATGATTGAAATTTTGGGGATTCCGACGGCGATGGAAGTCGCGGACGCCATGTGTAAAGGGGCGCGGGTCACGCTGATGAGCTTCGAGAATACGGACGTGGGGCGGATTACGGTGATTGTGCGGGGAGGCGTTTCTGAAGTGCAGCAGGCAGTCGCCGCCGGACTGGAAGCAATCGATCCGCCTGGGGCGGCTGCGCGAAGCGGTCGGGTAAATGGGGGTCAACTGCTTTCCCATCATCTGATTGCCCGTCCGCATGACAATCTGGAAGCGGTGCTGAGAATTGGACGCAGTGATGAAGTCGATCGGTTTGAGGTGCAGGTCGATCGTTCTGCCCAGGAGAATGAAATCACGCGATCGATTGTGTTTCCGCCGCCGCTATCGCCTTGA
- a CDS encoding M20/M25/M40 family metallo-hydrolase — MRRRWIGITLFLVTIAAIVLGWQLHQRRLIPFASEVGYLQPQRVFSDVPIVFPKSNPDRLIADLDALSYVRHEVDDRARARSYIMQELQAAGWQVQEQPFGEGGINLYAERLGTDPSAGVILLGGHYDTVEESPGADDNATAVATLLEAARLFQKEQTPRTLRLVFFDLEEAGLLGSEYYVQHHQSDTDFHGAVILDMLGYSCNTPGCQTYPSVLPIAPPTDRGTFLGVIGNQGHPSLTESFTDANQPDLPQVITLSVPTMGRFTPDLVRSDHAPFWRSGLGAVLVTDTANFRNPHYHQPTDTLEEVSIDRNFSRVSVG; from the coding sequence ATGAGGCGACGCTGGATCGGAATAACATTATTTCTGGTGACGATCGCGGCTATTGTCCTGGGCTGGCAACTGCATCAGCGGCGGTTAATTCCCTTTGCCAGCGAAGTGGGCTATTTGCAGCCCCAGCGGGTCTTCAGCGATGTGCCGATCGTCTTTCCCAAATCGAATCCCGATCGCTTAATTGCCGACCTGGATGCCCTGAGCTATGTTCGGCATGAGGTAGACGATCGCGCCCGTGCCCGCAGCTACATCATGCAGGAATTGCAGGCGGCAGGCTGGCAGGTGCAGGAACAGCCCTTTGGTGAAGGTGGGATCAATCTTTATGCCGAGCGTCTTGGAACCGATCCCAGTGCAGGCGTAATCTTGCTGGGCGGACACTACGACACGGTCGAAGAATCCCCCGGAGCCGATGACAACGCTACAGCCGTCGCAACCCTCCTGGAAGCGGCAAGACTCTTTCAGAAAGAACAAACCCCCCGCACCCTGCGGCTCGTCTTTTTTGACCTGGAGGAAGCGGGACTGCTGGGCAGCGAGTATTATGTGCAGCATCATCAGTCGGACACAGATTTTCACGGTGCCGTCATCCTCGATATGCTGGGCTACTCCTGCAATACCCCCGGCTGTCAAACCTATCCCAGCGTTCTACCGATCGCCCCACCCACCGATCGCGGCACTTTCCTGGGCGTCATCGGCAATCAGGGACATCCTTCCCTCACCGAAAGCTTTACCGATGCCAATCAGCCCGACCTTCCCCAGGTCATCACCCTCTCTGTCCCCACAATGGGACGCTTCACCCCCGATCTGGTTCGCAGCGATCATGCGCCTTTCTGGCGATCGGGCTTAGGCGCAGTCCTGGTGACGGATACCGCTAACTTCCGCAATCCCCACTATCATCAGCCCACGGATACCCTGGAAGAAGTTTCGATCGATCGAAACTTCTCCAGGGTATCCGTGGGCTGA
- a CDS encoding TMEM165/GDT1 family protein — protein MLTGFTAALLLITVSELGDKTFFISAILAMRHPRRWVFIGAVSALAVMTVLSVLMGQFASLLPEVYVRWGEILLFLCFGLKLLYDATQMPPNACLAEEEEAAETVMEAESKIKPRRAMGVISQAFGLTFIGEWGDRTQITTIALAAANHPVGVSLGAIIGHAFCALIAVQCGKFFCGRVSEQKLTAVGGSLFLLFASLGFVRIMGWMG, from the coding sequence ATGTTAACGGGGTTTACTGCGGCTCTGCTGCTGATTACGGTTTCGGAGCTGGGTGACAAGACTTTCTTTATTTCCGCGATTTTGGCAATGCGGCATCCTCGCCGCTGGGTGTTCATTGGGGCAGTATCCGCTCTAGCAGTGATGACTGTGCTTTCGGTGCTGATGGGACAGTTTGCCTCCCTGCTGCCGGAGGTCTACGTGCGCTGGGGCGAAATTCTGCTGTTTCTCTGCTTTGGGCTAAAGCTACTCTACGATGCGACGCAAATGCCGCCGAATGCTTGCCTTGCCGAGGAAGAGGAAGCCGCCGAAACAGTGATGGAAGCGGAATCTAAGATTAAACCCCGCCGTGCTATGGGCGTTATCTCTCAGGCGTTTGGACTCACCTTTATTGGGGAGTGGGGCGATCGCACCCAAATCACAACAATCGCCTTGGCGGCGGCAAATCATCCTGTGGGGGTTTCCCTGGGAGCCATTATCGGTCACGCCTTTTGTGCCCTGATTGCGGTGCAGTGCGGAAAGTTCTTCTGCGGTCGCGTCTCGGAGCAAAAACTCACGGCGGTCGGCGGCAGCTTGTTTCTGCTGTTTGCGTCCCTGGGATTTGTCCGAATTATGGGCTGGATGGGTTAA
- a CDS encoding metal ABC transporter solute-binding protein, Zn/Mn family, with translation MQSRDRDIGQFPARNGVKALSRYMLLSIAIGAVGLTAGLTGCGADQPAAEDGKPNVVSTSTMISDWTAEIAGEEIDLTSILKPGDDPHVYEATPADTQAMEDAQLILYNGYNLEPGLIRLVESAGANAKKLAVGEVVKPLEMEKEGQTVPDPHVWGNVKNTIAMVQVIRDALIELSPDDRAQFTQNADRLIAELEQLNTWIDQQVATIPPDRRKLVTTHDAFQYYANAYGLTVSGTLIGISTEEQPSAQTVQKLVESVKGLGIPSIFAETTINPQLITTVAEESGVKLAPQKLYSDSIGAPGSEGDSYVKMMVANTKAIVENLGGRYTPFNPSSP, from the coding sequence ATGCAATCCAGGGACAGAGATATTGGGCAGTTTCCGGCGAGAAATGGGGTAAAAGCTCTATCTCGCTATATGCTTCTTTCGATAGCGATCGGCGCAGTGGGACTGACTGCGGGGCTAACCGGATGTGGCGCAGATCAGCCTGCCGCCGAGGATGGCAAGCCGAACGTCGTTTCTACCAGCACAATGATTAGCGACTGGACAGCGGAAATTGCCGGAGAGGAAATTGACCTCACCAGCATTTTGAAGCCAGGGGATGATCCCCACGTCTATGAAGCAACTCCGGCAGATACCCAGGCAATGGAAGACGCGCAGCTTATTTTATATAACGGCTACAACCTGGAACCGGGGCTGATTCGCCTGGTGGAGAGCGCCGGGGCAAACGCCAAAAAATTAGCGGTCGGAGAAGTCGTGAAACCGCTGGAAATGGAGAAGGAAGGACAAACCGTTCCCGATCCACACGTTTGGGGCAATGTGAAAAATACGATCGCTATGGTGCAGGTCATTCGGGATGCGCTAATCGAACTCTCGCCGGACGATCGCGCCCAGTTTACCCAAAATGCCGATCGGCTGATTGCGGAGCTAGAGCAGCTAAATACCTGGATTGATCAACAGGTTGCCACGATTCCGCCCGATCGCCGCAAACTCGTCACCACCCACGATGCGTTTCAATACTACGCCAATGCCTACGGCTTAACGGTATCGGGAACCCTGATCGGCATCAGCACCGAGGAGCAGCCCAGCGCCCAGACGGTTCAGAAGCTCGTCGAATCGGTGAAAGGCTTGGGCATTCCCAGCATCTTTGCAGAAACCACGATTAACCCCCAGCTCATTACCACCGTAGCGGAAGAATCGGGTGTGAAGCTGGCTCCCCAAAAGCTCTATTCCGACTCGATCGGCGCACCGGGCAGCGAGGGCGACAGCTACGTCAAAATGATGGTGGCAAACACAAAGGCGATCGTGGAAAACCTGGGCGGACGCTATACGCCCTTTAACCCATCCAGCCCATAA
- a CDS encoding metal ABC transporter ATP-binding protein: MTASHSIPFTSSTRRSARSLTSPQVIAVENLSVQYQSAQALQNVSFTLTPGHLVGIFGPNGAGKSTLIKAMLGLIPTVSGSVLYGDRLLSAQKERVAYVPQRSQIDWTFPATVWDVVLMGRVRRTGYLNRFSVTSRRAAVEALERVGMTQFRDRRIGQLSGGQQQRVFLARSLAQEADVFCFDEPFVGIDQKTEDLLFGIFRELANQGKTVLVVNHDLGESITHFDRLLLLNRELIAYGDRNQVLTVENMSRAYGGHVSFFGKQAA, encoded by the coding sequence ATGACTGCCTCCCACTCCATTCCCTTCACTTCATCGACCCGTCGATCGGCTCGCTCGTTGACCAGCCCCCAGGTGATTGCCGTTGAAAATCTCAGTGTCCAGTACCAGTCCGCCCAGGCACTCCAAAACGTCAGCTTTACCCTGACTCCCGGACATCTGGTGGGCATCTTTGGACCTAACGGCGCAGGTAAAAGCACGCTAATTAAAGCGATGCTCGGTCTAATTCCCACCGTCTCCGGCTCTGTTCTCTACGGTGATCGGCTGCTCTCGGCTCAAAAAGAGCGAGTGGCGTATGTGCCCCAGCGATCGCAAATTGACTGGACCTTCCCTGCAACGGTTTGGGATGTAGTGCTGATGGGCAGAGTTCGCAGGACGGGCTACCTGAATCGGTTCTCAGTCACCAGCCGCCGAGCCGCTGTGGAAGCCCTGGAACGGGTGGGTATGACGCAGTTTCGCGATCGTCGGATTGGTCAGCTATCTGGTGGTCAGCAGCAGCGTGTTTTTCTCGCCCGCTCTCTGGCACAGGAAGCAGATGTATTTTGCTTTGATGAACCCTTTGTCGGCATCGACCAAAAGACCGAAGACCTGCTGTTCGGCATCTTCCGCGAACTCGCCAATCAGGGTAAAACCGTCCTCGTCGTCAACCACGACCTGGGTGAATCAATTACCCACTTCGATCGTCTGCTCCTGCTGAACCGCGAACTGATTGCCTACGGCGATCGAAACCAGGTGCTAACGGTCGAAAATATGTCCCGTGCCTATGGTGGTCATGTGAGTTTCTTCGGCAAACAGGCTGCCTAA